In Nymphaea colorata isolate Beijing-Zhang1983 chromosome 3, ASM883128v2, whole genome shotgun sequence, a genomic segment contains:
- the LOC116251339 gene encoding reticulon-like protein B5, giving the protein MEGSVGGGEDDGQLSPGAGEQAEPAAETPETDAPPVLEEADAILEKPKQSSEMPKPEKQFNVKNETFRDVFLWRRKKASLLVLFVATTIWVLLELCGFRALTLIAWTAMAAVAVGFAWNIVAPLFRKETIRVPKSEISEKSAADAARRVCRTIEDGLNWVLTALVEKRDVMVFGEIIAALWVVSIVGSWFDLITFAYLCMVLCFVLPVTYLKYEGKIKKSLEAARRWGEQVYKKVDEKFLSRMKFERKPMKEKKAE; this is encoded by the exons ATGGAGGGGAGTGTgggaggaggagaagatgaCGGTCAGCTGAGCCCCGGCGCCGGCGAGCAGGCAGAGCCAGCGGCCGAGACACCAGAAACAGATGCGCCtcctgtccttgaagaagcGGACGCCATCCTTGAAAAGCCGAAGCAATCCTCCGAAATGCCGAAACCAGAAAAACAGTTCAATGTAAAAAATG AGACGTTCAGAGACGTATTCCTATGGAGAAGGAAGAAGGCGAGCCTGTTGGTGCTGTTTGTAGCGACCACGATTTGGGTTTTGTTGGAGCTTTGCGGCTTCCGTGCTCTCACGCTGATCGCATGGACCGCCATGGCCGCGGTTGCTGTTGGTTTTGCTTGGAACATTGTTGCACCCCTTTTTCGAAA GGAGACCATTAGGGTGCCGAAGTCGGAAATCTCCGAGAAATCCGCCGCCGACGCGGCGCGGAGAGTTTGCAGGACGATTGAGGATGGTTTGAATTGGGTTCTCACTGCGCTGGTGGAAAAGAGAGACGTGATGGTGTTTGGGGAGATCATAGCGGCGTTGTGGGTCGTCTCTATAGTTGGTAGCTGGTTCGACCTGATCACGTTTGCCTACTTGT GTATGGTTCTCTGTTTCGTTTTGCCCGTCACTTACCTCAAGTACGAAGGGAAGATCAAGAAGAGCTTAGAAGCTGCAAGAAGATGGGGAGAACAAGTGTATAAGAAGGTGGACGAGAAATTTCTATCAAGAATGAAATTCGAAAGGAAACccatgaaggagaagaaggctGAGTAG